A stretch of the Gossypium hirsutum isolate 1008001.06 chromosome D07, Gossypium_hirsutum_v2.1, whole genome shotgun sequence genome encodes the following:
- the LOC121219145 gene encoding uncharacterized protein, producing MPPREEFPTKGLEGAPSNDIGWHFGTPVPNAKGNIVCVIRESMMNLLKEGNTKKVDKKRRKDEFLSQLREEEDEHEEFINEVSAIRQATRESIQSQHEWHRREEFRRSTGGWDNIYEEGRSSQGLAREYHRERTSKSIPSESEFTLRGAIPELVRSKSSKQPKVNDSFLKSFRRKIVSTEVGQGVQLPTPYEVSDVYLESEYQRVRDWVNGLKTHWKDLGATLMCDGWTNSLNQMHIINFLIYCSKGTIFWKSVDVSSVRSRDAEFYYCLLDSVVEEIGENYIVQIVTDNEAAMKAAGKKLMLKRKHLYWTSCAAHCLDLCLEDIGKKAQCSKSAR from the exons atgccACCACGTGAAGAGTTCCCGACTAAAGGATTGGAGGGTGCACCAAGTAATGATATAGGTTGGCACTTTGGAACTCCAGTGCCAAATGCGAAAGGAAATATCGTAT gtGTCATTAGAGAAAGTATGATGAATTTGCTGAAAGAAGGAAACACAAAGAAAGTagacaaaaagaggagaaaagatgAATTCTTATCTCAATTGAGAGAAGAGGAGGATGAACACGAGGAATTCATTAATGAGGTTTCTGCTATAAGGCAAGCAACTCGAGAAAGTATCCAATCACAACATGAGTGGCATAGAAGGGAAGAATTCAGACGAAGTACTGGTGGTTGGGATAACATTTATGAAGAAGGGCGATCTTCTCAAGGATTAGCTAGAGAATATCATAGAGAAAGAACAAGTAAATCCATCCCAAGTGAGTCTGAGTTTACCTTAAGGGGAGCTATACCTGAATTGGTTAGAAGCAAAAGTTCAAAGCAACCAAAGGTCAATGActcttttttaaagagttttcgaAGGAAGATAG tgtCAACAGAAGTTGGACAAGGTGTACAGCTCCCAACACCTTATGAGGTTTCAGATGTGTATTTGGAGTCAGAGTATCAGCGAGTTCGTGATTGGGTAAATGGACTAAAGACTCATTGGAAAGATTTGGGTGCAACTCTAATGTGTGATGGTTGGACCAACAGTTTGAATCAAATGCACATCATTAATTTCCTTATTTATTGCAGTAAAGGAACCATTTTTTGGAAATCAGTAGATGTCTCAAGTGTCCGTAGTAGAGATGCTGAATTCTACTACTGTTTGTTAGATTCAGTTGTAgaagaaattggagaaaattacatTGTCCAAATAGTGACTGATAATGAGGCAGCAATGAAAGCTGctggaaaaaaattaatgttgaaaaGGAAACATCTATATTGGACCTCATGTGCAGCTCACTGTTTAGATTTATGCCTTGAAGATATTGGGAAAAAAGCTCAGTGTAGCAAAAGTGCTAGATGA
- the LOC107953215 gene encoding elongation factor 1-alpha, whose protein sequence is MGKEKTHINIVVIGHVDSGKSTTTGHLIYKLGGIDKRVIERFEKEAAEMNKRSFKYAWVLDKLKAERERGITIDIALWKFETTKYYCTVIDAPGHRDFIKNMITGTSQADCAVLIIDSTTGGFEAGISKDGQTREHALLAFTLGVKQMICCCNKMDATTPKYSKARYDEIVKEVSSYLKKVGYNPDKIPFVPISGFEGDNMIERSTNLDWYKGPTLLEALDQINEPKRPSDKPLRLPLQDVYKIGGIGTVPVGRVETGVLKPGMVVTFGPTGLTTEVKSVEMHHEALTEALPGDNVGFNVKNVAVKDLKRGYVASNSKDDPAKEAANFTSQVIIMNHPGQIGNGYAPVLDCHTSHIAVKFAELLTKIDRRSGKELEKEPKFLKNGDAGMIKMIPTKPMVVETFSEYPPLGRFAVRDMRQTVAVGVIKNVEKKDPSGAKVTKSAAKKK, encoded by the exons ATGGGTAAGGAAAAGACTCACATTAACATTGTGGTCATTGGCCATGTCGATTCCGGAAAATCGACCACCACTGGCCACCTGATCTACAAGCTTGGTGGTATTGACAAGCGTGTGATTGAAAGGTTTGAGAAAGAAGCTGCTGAGATGAACAAGAGGTCATTCAAGTATGCTTGGGTGCTTGACAAGCTCAAGGCTGAACGTGAGCGTGGTATCACCATTGATATTGCCTTGTGGAAATTTGAGACCACCAAATACTACTGCACTGTGATTGATGCGCCTGGACACCGTGACTTTATCAAGAACATGATTACTGGTACCTCGCAGGCTGACTGTGCTGTTTTGATTATTGATTCCACCACTGGTGGTTTTGAGGCTGGTATCTCCAAGGATGGTCAGACTCGTGAGCATGCTTTGCTTGCTTTTACCCTTGGTGTCAAGCAAATGATTTGCTGTTGCAACAAG ATGGATGCCACTACCCCTAAATACTCGAAGGCtaggtatgatgaaatcgtgaaGGAAGTCTCTTCCTACTTGAAGAAGGTTGGATACAACCCTGACAAGATTCCATTTGTTCCCATTTCTGGTTTTGAGGGTGATAACATGATTGAGAGGTCTACCAACTTGGACTGGTACAAGGGCCCTACACTTCTTGAGGCTCTTGACCAGATCAATGAGCCCAAGAGGCCTTCAGACAAGCCTCTCCGTCTACCACTTCAGGATGTGTACAAGATTGGTGGTATTGGAACTGTCCCGGTTGGTCGTGTTGAAACTGGTGTCTTGAAGCCTGGTATGGTTGTGACCTTTGGTCCTACCGGTCTGACCACTGAAGTTAAGTCTGTTGAGATGCACCATGAAGCTCTTACAGAGGCACTTCCTGGTGATAATGTTGGGTTCAATGTTAAGAATGTTGCTGTTAAGGATCTCAAGCGTGGTTATGTTGCATCCAACTCCAAGGATGATCCTGCTAAGGAGGCTGCAAACTTCACTTCTCAGGTCATCATCATGAACCATCCTGGACAAATTGGAAACGGATATGCCCCAGTCCTCGACTGCCACACCTCACACATTGCTGTTAAGTTTGCTGAACTTTTGACCAAGATTGACAGGCGATCTGGTAAGGAGCTTGAGAAGgaacccaagttcttgaagaatgGTGATGCTGGTATGATTAAGATGATTCCCACCAAGCCCATGGTTGTGGAGACCTTTTCTGAGTACCCACCCTTGGGCCGTTTTGCTGTGAGGGACATGCGTCAGACCGTGGCAGTTGGTGTTATAAAGAATGTTGAGAAGAAGGACCCATCCGGTGCCAAGGTCACCAAGTCTGCTGCTAAGAAGAAGTGA